The Dioscorea cayenensis subsp. rotundata cultivar TDr96_F1 chromosome 7, TDr96_F1_v2_PseudoChromosome.rev07_lg8_w22 25.fasta, whole genome shotgun sequence genome includes a region encoding these proteins:
- the LOC120264362 gene encoding eukaryotic translation initiation factor 6-2, producing the protein MATRIQFENSCEVGVFSKLTNAYCLVAIGGSESFYSAFEAELADVIPVVKTSIGGTRIIGRLCAGNKNGLLLPHTTTDQELQHLRNSLPDQVVVQRIDERLSALGNCIACNDHVALTHTDLDKETEELIADVLGVEVFRQTIAGNILVGSYCTFSNRGGLVHPHTSIEDLDELSTLLQVPLVAGTVNRGSEVIAAGMTVNDWTAFCGADTTATELSVIESVFKLREAQPSAIVDEMRKSLIDTYV; encoded by the exons ATGGCAACCC GTATTCAGTTTGAAAACTCTTGTGAGGTTGGAGTTTTCTCCAAGCTGACAAATGCATACTGTTTGGTTGCAATTGGAGGATCAGAAAGTTTTTACAGTGCTTTTGAAGCTGAGCTTGCTGATGTTATACCCGTAGTCAAGACCTCAATTGGAGGTACAAGAATAATTGGAAGGCTGTGTGCAG GAAACAAGAATGGGCTTCTCCTGCCTCACACTACCACTGATCAGG AACTTCAACACCTGAGGAACAGCTTACCAGACCAAGTCGTTGTTCAGCGCATTGATGAACGCCTGTCTGCTTTAGGCAATTGCATAGCTTGCAATGATCATGTTGCCCTTACACATACTGATCTGGACAAG GAAACAGAAGAACTCATAGCTGATGTTCTTGGAGTTGAAGTTTTCAGGCAAACAATTGCTGGAAACATTCTTGTTGGCAGTTATTGCACCTTTTCCAATAGGGGTGGCTTG GTTCACCCGCATACATCCATCGAGGACCTTGATGAACTTTCCACCCTTCTCCAAGTCCCGCTGGTCGCTGGAACTGTTAACAGAGGGAGTGAAGTTATTGCCGCTGGAATGACGGTCAATGACTGGACTGCATTCTGTGGTGCTGACACTACTGCAACAGAGCTCTCTGTCATTGAGAGTGTCTTCAAATTGAGAGAAGCTCAACCAAGTGCTATTGTGGATGAAATGAGGAAGTCTTTGATTGACACATATGTCTAA